The following coding sequences are from one Abditibacteriaceae bacterium window:
- a CDS encoding MFS transporter — protein MNQPEATLDPRRWLALAVILSATLLGVLDFLIVNIAVPSIRADLHATDAEIQLTIAGYGLAYAVCLVTGGRLGDIYGRKKMFLWGMGGFTLASALCGLAQTPMQLVAFRIIQGLLASLMSPQVLAIIQVTFAGRERDTATGAMGAVVGVGSFIGNVFGGWLVGANIFNLGWRPIFFVNVPIGIIAMVCAWFWVRESKAEKAQKLDIPGALLCGVALFCLIFPLAEGRERGWPAWAFVMMVASTLLAWVFVRYERGVAARDGSPLIDMNLFQEKPFARGLCGVFLLFSGMGSFALTLTIFLQDGLGQTPQRTGLIFAPLAVAFLLASLSAVKLTQRMGTKVLALGLSVALVGQFWMLGLLLAFHGSLNPLWLMPPMFVYGIGQGLTVPRLIRSTMNTIEGHHAGAAAGVLSTVQQIAFAVGVSIVGSIFFSLLGSSGHASRDVYTRAWAVALGCNILSFGLTRIIVMRLLPATHPDKDVLPEAVCVETA, from the coding sequence ACGCGACCGACGCCGAAATTCAGCTCACGATTGCGGGTTACGGTTTGGCTTACGCCGTGTGCCTCGTCACCGGTGGGCGGTTGGGCGATATTTACGGACGCAAGAAGATGTTCCTCTGGGGCATGGGCGGTTTTACTCTCGCCTCAGCTTTGTGCGGGTTGGCGCAAACGCCGATGCAGCTTGTAGCGTTTCGCATTATTCAAGGTTTGCTGGCCTCGTTGATGTCGCCGCAAGTTCTGGCCATTATCCAGGTGACGTTTGCAGGCCGTGAACGCGACACGGCGACCGGCGCGATGGGTGCCGTTGTTGGCGTTGGTAGTTTTATCGGCAACGTCTTTGGTGGCTGGCTGGTAGGTGCGAACATTTTTAATCTTGGCTGGCGTCCCATCTTTTTCGTCAATGTGCCGATTGGCATTATCGCCATGGTTTGCGCGTGGTTTTGGGTGCGCGAAAGCAAGGCAGAGAAGGCGCAAAAGCTGGATATTCCCGGCGCATTGCTTTGCGGCGTGGCGCTTTTCTGCCTGATTTTTCCGCTCGCCGAGGGCCGCGAGCGCGGTTGGCCCGCGTGGGCATTTGTGATGATGGTGGCTTCTACCCTGCTCGCGTGGGTTTTCGTGCGCTACGAACGCGGTGTCGCGGCGCGCGACGGCTCACCGCTCATCGACATGAATTTGTTTCAGGAGAAGCCGTTCGCACGCGGGCTGTGTGGTGTCTTTCTGCTGTTTTCAGGAATGGGTTCATTCGCGCTCACGCTCACGATTTTCTTGCAAGATGGCTTAGGCCAAACGCCGCAGCGCACCGGCCTCATTTTCGCGCCGCTTGCTGTCGCGTTTCTTCTCGCGTCGCTGAGCGCGGTGAAGTTGACACAGCGCATGGGCACCAAAGTCTTGGCGCTCGGCCTGAGCGTTGCTCTTGTTGGGCAGTTCTGGATGCTTGGTTTGCTGCTCGCTTTTCACGGTTCGCTCAATCCGTTGTGGCTGATGCCGCCAATGTTTGTTTACGGCATCGGCCAGGGACTTACGGTTCCGCGCCTCATTCGCAGCACCATGAATACCATTGAAGGCCATCACGCAGGCGCGGCGGCGGGCGTCCTTTCCACGGTGCAGCAAATCGCGTTTGCCGTCGGTGTTTCGATTGTCGGCAGCATTTTCTTTTCGCTGCTTGGTAGCTCGGGCCACGCTTCGCGCGACGTTTACACCCGCGCGTGGGCGGTTGCGCTTGGCTGCAATATTTTGTCGTTCGGCCTCACGCGCATTATCGTGATGCGCCTTCTTCCTGCCACGCATCCTGACAAAGACGTTTTGCCTGAAGCGGTTTGTGTCGAAACCGCTTAA
- the mnmA gene encoding tRNA 2-thiouridine(34) synthase MnmA has protein sequence MKKVLCAMSGGVDSSVAAALLVEAGYDVVGVTMKLWRGEDDPFAAHRYGGCCTIGATEDARRIADRLDIPYYVMNLQDEFDAAVVENFVEEYAKGRTPNPCARCNEFIKFAAFIDRAEELGCDYIATGHYAQVVENEGRFTLQRGVDRRKDQSYVLGMLTQRELSRTLLPIGHMEKDETRRIATELGMCVAAKPDSQEICFVEDGDYAKFVTTRAPQMAIAGEIVDTSGAHVGTHNGLAHYTVGQRKGLGIAAPAPLYVTKIDVENNALVVGTRNALGVDALSATNAKWAFAPVEAGMRAGAQLRAHGDAAPVTVTHADEHGFAITFDNPYDGVSPGQMCVLYDGDAVLGAGTIQ, from the coding sequence ATGAAAAAAGTGTTGTGCGCGATGAGCGGCGGCGTCGATTCGAGCGTCGCGGCGGCGCTTTTAGTTGAAGCCGGATACGATGTTGTTGGCGTCACCATGAAATTGTGGCGCGGCGAAGACGACCCCTTTGCAGCTCACCGCTACGGCGGTTGCTGCACCATCGGCGCAACTGAAGACGCGCGCCGCATCGCCGACCGTCTTGATATTCCTTATTACGTGATGAATTTACAGGACGAATTCGACGCTGCTGTCGTCGAGAATTTCGTCGAAGAATACGCCAAAGGCCGCACGCCGAACCCGTGCGCGCGCTGCAACGAATTCATTAAATTCGCGGCCTTCATCGACCGCGCCGAAGAACTCGGCTGCGATTACATCGCAACCGGCCATTACGCGCAGGTCGTCGAAAACGAAGGGCGTTTCACTTTGCAGCGTGGCGTCGACCGTCGCAAAGATCAGAGCTACGTTTTGGGAATGCTGACGCAGCGCGAGCTTTCGCGCACCTTGCTTCCCATCGGCCACATGGAAAAAGACGAGACGCGGCGCATCGCGACCGAACTCGGAATGTGCGTCGCGGCAAAGCCTGATTCGCAGGAAATCTGCTTTGTCGAAGATGGCGATTATGCGAAGTTCGTCACCACACGCGCGCCTCAAATGGCGATTGCCGGCGAAATCGTTGATACCAGCGGCGCGCACGTCGGGACGCACAACGGACTGGCACATTACACCGTCGGGCAGCGCAAAGGCTTGGGCATCGCCGCCCCCGCGCCGCTGTACGTTACGAAAATTGATGTCGAAAATAATGCGCTCGTTGTTGGAACACGCAATGCTCTCGGCGTCGATGCGCTGAGTGCGACGAACGCGAAATGGGCATTCGCGCCGGTTGAGGCGGGAATGCGCGCTGGAGCGCAGTTGCGCGCCCATGGCGACGCCGCGCCGGTGACGGTGACGCACGCCGACGAACACGGCTTCGCCATCACCTTCGATAATCCTTACGACGGAGTTTCGCCCGGCCAGATGTGCGTCCTTTATGATGGCGACGCTGTGCTGGGAGCAGGAACAATTCAGTAG